The Tautonia plasticadhaerens nucleotide sequence AGAAGCTCCACGCCCTGCCGCCGCACACCGACCCCGATGAGCGGGAGCGGATCTACCGGGAACACATCCTGGGCAGCCCGGCCATACAACAGCTCAAGAGGGCGATGGACGAGTGGTGCGCAGTCTGGTTCTGGCCCACGGATGTGGAGTCACTCAAGTTTGTGCCAACTCCATTGACCTTTCACGACCCGACCGATCAGAAAAGAACCTTGGTCGAACGGCTGGCCGATGAACTGCGGTTCTTTCACTGGGAGCTTGAGTTTCCCGATGTCTTCATGTCTGGACAGAGCGGCTTTGATACGATGCTAGGTAATCCGCCGTGGGAGAATGCCCAGCCCAATCCGTATGAGTTCTTTGCGGACCACGAACCAACCATCCGCACGTTCGGACGCAATAATCTCCTGGCGTGCATGGAGAAACTTTTCCACGCATCTGCAATAATCCAAGACGAGTGGCTTGAGCATTGTGGATTTTTCAAGTCGTTTGCTAATTGGGTTACATTCATCGCAGATCCATTCGGCCTAGAAGGCGGCTCGGCGATACTTGGTCGAGGATCTTCAGGACTCGTTGCGACTTGGAAGAAACGCCGTCAATCATCGAAAGGATTCGTCGGGTCGAAATCACCCTTCCGATATCAAATGGGGCGAGTTTTTACGTACAAGCTCTTTTTGGAGTCTTCTAATTTTCTCCTGGGGGAGCATGGACGGCTAGGCATGATAGTGCCTGCGGGTCTCTACACCGATTCGTGGTCCCTACCACTCCGACAACTTTTTCTCGATCACTCAAACTGGGAATGGCTTTTCTCTTTTGAGAACAAATTAAAAATATTCAATATTCACAGTTCTTTTAAATTCTCTGTAGTGATTGTGGCCCGGCCTAATAGAGAATTGGGGAGCCATCATACGCCACTTCGGGCTGCGTTCATGGTTCATGATCTCGGAGACTGGGAACGAGCAGATCCACCAACCCTCACGTTTGACCCAGCGTTGGTTCCGCTCTTTTCGCCAAGGAGCAAATCGCTTCCCGAAGTCCGAACAGAGCGTGACCTCACGATTTGTCGAAAAATTTACGACAACTCGATCCGCATTGGTGATAAGGCACCCGAATGGGAAATTAAATTTGGGCTCGAATTCATGATGAATACTGATGTGAAGCTTTTTCCGCTTAAAGAGAAGTGGGAAGAGGGGGAATATCGGCCCGACAGATACGGTCGATGGGTTGGACCAAACGGCAACATCGCACTACCTCTATACGAAGGTCGCATGATAGGACAGTTCGACTTCTCCCAGAAGGGATGGGTAAGCGGAAAAGGCCGCTCCTCTGTATGGCGAGACATTCCTTACGAACAGAAGTTGGTCGAGCCGCAGTTCTTAATGGCTGAAGAAACCTACGTAAGTCGTCACGGACCACAGGGGGGCTTAAAGCTTGCATTCATGGACATTACCTCTGGAACCAATGTCAGAACAATGATCTCCACGGCACAGGCTTCCTTCCCATGCGGCAATTCCGTTCCCATTCTGTCAGTCAAATACGATAACGGAGCAAGCACCCTTCTCCTTTCGGCAGTAACCAACTCACTCTCATTTGACTTTACTGTTCGTCAGCGAATCGGCGGGCTTCATCTGAACTGGTTCATTATCGAAGAATGTCCAATCCCGGTTTTAAATCTTGGTGACAAATTAAACTTTCGTGGTCGAATTGTTCTCGACGCCGCCCGTTTGACGCTCCTCCACCGTCGCTTCGCCCCCGAATGGCTCAAGC carries:
- a CDS encoding Eco57I restriction-modification methylase domain-containing protein; this encodes MPTVHRTLEPLCYDKAEDGTLVPKEPEVILGLKVCDPACGSASFLVAALHYLADALYRSLCHHRQLDDPERARRITLPYGRPRTGKDGDELVPFPPDDPKRGHTFEERVKALLRRHVVERCIYGVDINPLAVELSRVSLWIETLDPDLPFSFLDHKIKVGNALVGCWLDRVEVYPLKAWEREGGDGPKGERTGRIETFLKGEKVGNRRSGDGIIKREMRELIEGRFTGQPPLFPEMEVSTETVVAQARAEYEKLHALPPHTDPDERERIYREHILGSPAIQQLKRAMDEWCAVWFWPTDVESLKFVPTPLTFHDPTDQKRTLVERLADELRFFHWELEFPDVFMSGQSGFDTMLGNPPWENAQPNPYEFFADHEPTIRTFGRNNLLACMEKLFHASAIIQDEWLEHCGFFKSFANWVTFIADPFGLEGGSAILGRGSSGLVATWKKRRQSSKGFVGSKSPFRYQMGRVFTYKLFLESSNFLLGEHGRLGMIVPAGLYTDSWSLPLRQLFLDHSNWEWLFSFENKLKIFNIHSSFKFSVVIVARPNRELGSHHTPLRAAFMVHDLGDWERADPPTLTFDPALVPLFSPRSKSLPEVRTERDLTICRKIYDNSIRIGDKAPEWEIKFGLEFMMNTDVKLFPLKEKWEEGEYRPDRYGRWVGPNGNIALPLYEGRMIGQFDFSQKGWVSGKGRSSVWRDIPYEQKLVEPQFLMAEETYVSRHGPQGGLKLAFMDITSGTNVRTMISTAQASFPCGNSVPILSVKYDNGASTLLLSAVTNSLSFDFTVRQRIGGLHLNWFIIEECPIPVLNLGDKLNFRGRIVLDAARLTLLHRRFAPEWLKLKRLYPELAGREWKHWWAVTEADRLRLRVEIDALCADLYGLDPDDFDWIVRDDPTDPKGFYRVDKQFPFRERLTGLAAAAFRALKDGRWSAESAASLSNDEFFALLGIPELTSPPAAHALGLPGPLIEKRPGCHVWTPENFLEDDPRYGWTWDDCWKDAVALLGSEEAVRTYLEDSSSSQSNKASLDDGDFRLVSKPPSRSQGKLF